CGAGAACAGCAGGGAGGTCGGGTTGGAATTGATGTTGCAGACCAGACCGATGGTGTCGGCGACCTGGCTGACCGCATTCTCCAGGCGCGGCGCTGGGGTTCCGTAGCGATGCAGGCTGCGCGCCATTTCCACGATGAAGCGCACGCGGCGCACCATATCGGCCTGGCGGGCGCTCAGGCCGGGCTCGCCGCGTCCGGCGGATGGCCGGCGCGGCGCAGGGGACCAGCCGGGCAGCCAGGGCTTCATGGCCGGGCGACCGGTGCCGGCGCCCGGCGCAGGCGGCCGGCCCCGGCCGCCTGCAAGGCGCGACCCCGAGCGGGACCGACCCGCCCCGTGCCGCGCGCGGCGATGGCCGCGCCGGGGCGGATGAGATAGCGTGCCGCGGTCATGGTCATCGGTCTCGGCGAGGCCCTGTCGCTCGGTTGCGCGCTGGCGTGGGCGGTGGGCGTCATTATCTACAAACGGCTGGGCGAGCACCTGCCGCCGCTGCGCCTGTGCCTGCTCAAGAACCTGATCGTACTCGCCCTGTCCGCGCTGACCGTGGCGCTGCTGGCCTCGCCCCTGGCGTCGTGGCTGGGTCTGACGCCGCTGACCTGGCCGCGGTTGTCGCCGCAGGTGCTGGTCACCGTGCTGGCCAGCGGCGTGATCGGCATCGCCGTCGCCGACACGCTGTACCTCAAGGCGCTCAACACCCTGGGTGCGGGTCGCATGGGCGTGGTCGGCAACCTGTACAGCCCGTTCGTCATTGCGCTGTCCTTCGTGTTCCTTGGCGAACGCCTGGGGTTCTGGCAGGTGGCCGGCTTCGTCCTGGTCATGGCCGGCGTGCTGCTGGTCAACACGCCGGATCGCCTGTCAACGCTGACCCCGGCCCAGGTCCGGCGCGGCGTGGCGACCGGCGCGCTGTCGGTGGCGCTGATGGCCGTCGCCATCGTCATGGTCAAGCGCGTGCTGGAAACCGAGCCGTTCTGGTGGATCGTCCTGCTGCGCGTGCTGGGCGCCGTGCTCGGCCTGCTGGCCCTGGTCGCGATCTCGCCCACCCTGCGCAGGCAGGCGGCAGGCGGCGGCGCGCCAACCCGCTGGGCGGTGCTGTTGGTCGCCGCCCTGGTCGGGCAATACCTGTCGATGGCGATGTGGCTGGGCGGTTACAAGTACACCGATGCCTCGGTGGCCTCGATCCTCAACGAGACCGCGTCGATCTTCATCGTCGTGTTCGCCGCCATGTTCCTGGGCGAGGCGCTCAGCCGCCGGCGCGTGCTTGGCGTGCTGGTCACGCTTGCCGGGGTGGTGCTGATGGTCCGGTGAGCATGCCAACCCCCTGACCGTCAGGTCGTGGGCTCCCACCGAGGGACGCCGCAGCCGGAGCGACGGAAGTCCTTGTCTGGTGGCGAACCGCAACGCCGGCCCGTCGGTCGAGGACGGCGAGTCGTCGAGGGCAGCCTGCTGGCTTCGGCCGTTCGGGGCGGCTTGCCGAGGGAGCAGCACCTGGATTCGACGCGCCGACAGCACGACAGGCGCCGGAAGGACGATGTGAAGGCGCAGCCATCGTGCCGCGTCGCGCTCCGGACAACGCATTCGCAACCAGGAGGCTTGCTCAGCCCCGGGGTTCGGCAGCGCGCTCGGCGGTGGTCAGGGCGACCTTGTCGCGCAGGTAGGCTGGCTCGATCCGGCCTGGATCCCGGTTCAGCGCAGCGCCCAGGTGCAAGGCGATTGCGCCGATCGCGACCGCCCCCGCACTTCCGAGGCCGAGTACCTCAAGGGGTTCGCCCAGGCGGGTACGCAACGAAGCGGAATGCGCCGGCCAGCCGGAGCCCGCTACCCGCCAGCCCTGTTGCGCTGGGCCAGCGTCGACCTCCTCGGGTCGGCACAGAAGTTCGCCGCCGTGAAGGGCGATACCGCCGCTGGCATCGGCGCGGTACCACGCGGCATAGACCTCGCCCATCCGGGCATCGAGCACGGCCAGGACCGGGAGGTCACCGTTCCGACCCGGCCAGGCCAGCCCGGCCAGGCTGGAGACCGGCCGCAGCGGCACCTGCCAGGCCAGGGCCAGACCCTGCGCCACCGACAGGCCCAGCCGAATGCCGGTGAAGGCACCCGGGCCGATCGCGACTGCGACGGCCTCGAGTCCGGTGTGCGCAACCGACGCATGAGACAGCAGGTGCTCGATGCAGGGCAGCAGCCGCCTGGACTGCTCCCGAGGCTCGCCCAGCTGTGTCTGGCCCAGCACCTGCCCTTCGCGGAGCAGGGCCACGGAGCTGTGTTCTCCCCCGGTTTCGATCGCCAGAACCACGCCCATCCGTCTCGCCTCCCGCATTGCTGGCAACGCCAGGCGGCGCCGGGCAGGTTCGCAAGCGTGCCACAACGGCCGAGGGTGGCGGCGATGCCGGGCGCTTGCCGAGGGCCGCAGCTGGGCGAGTGCGGCCGGAGACGGCGACGAGGGGCGGCATCCGGTGCGTCCCGGCGTCGGTGTGCCGATGTCGCAGCCGGACCGGACGCGTCTGCCAGGGCGGGGCGAAGGACCGCGGCGGTTCGCAATCCCACAAACAAAACGGGGCGGGGATTTCTCCCCGCCCCGAAGGACACTCGATGTCAGCTAAGCGTCAGCGGGCGTCGCCCACATTCGCCACCGACCCGCGGATCTCGCCACCGACGTTCGAGATCGCACCGGCCGTGATCGACACCGTGTCGATGCCGATGTAGTCGGACGCCGTGCCCGACGGTCCACCATTCTCCACGTAGTAGCGGAACGCCACGCGGCCCTGGCCGGACGTGGGCAGCCCGTCCACCGTGGTCAGCGTGAACTGCGTCCACGCAGTCGGGAAGCCACCGGCGGTCTGGGTCGGGTTGATCTCCAGGAGCATGGTGGTGAACCCGCCTACGCCCGCCGCACCGGCACCGAGATCGGTGCACGGCGCCGTGGTGCACAGCCGAACCTGCATGCGGTCCGGGAAGCTCTCATCGGTGACGCGGCGGGTCCAGAAGCTGACCGAAGAGGCGTTGTTGAAGGTCAGCAGCGGCGACACCAGCCAGTTGCTGATGGTGTTGGCACCGCCAACGCTGTTGAAGTTCACGCCGATGTATTCGGTCGGGCCACCCTGGTGGGCGGGGAAGACGCCGCCGTTGCCCTGGAACCAGGACGCGGTACCCGCGGGCACCGAGTTGTTCTGGATGATCCAGCCATCACCCGGCAGGGTGGTGATGTCCTCGAAGCCCTCGTCCAGGGTCACCGACGGCGAGGGAATCGTGATCGGATTGCCCAGGCGGTTGTAGGCGTAGCTGACGATGGTCAGCGGGAAGCCAGTCGGGCCGGTGCTCTGGATCCGGGCGTAGCCGTAGTTGACCGCGCTGGTCGTCGGGTTCACGAAGCGGAAGCCCAGGTAGCCATCGGCTCCGGCACGCCAGCGGATCGCATTCGCCGCACCCAGCGCGGTGCCGAAGGTCGAGGCGGCATCGATCGTGTCGCCCGGCACCAGGATGCGGTACTCGGTGCCGTCGACCACGCCGCCACGGGTGGCGGTGCCCGGCCAGAAGAACGCCACGTTGCCGCCGGACAGCCACACGTTGAAGTCATACGGCGTGGTGTCGCAGGCGCAGGTGTCGCCGGTCGACCACTGGATCGAGCCGCCGACCGCTGTGGCGGGCGGAGCGAAGTTGACGTTGTCGAACACCACGATCTCCGGCGGCTCGCCGCCAGACTCGACGGTGAACACCACCGGCACCGACACCAGCGGGGTAGCCGCGTCGTTGCTGGTCACGCACAGGTTGGCGTTGTAGGTGCCGGCGGTGAGGCTGGCCGGGTTCATGCTGACGGTGACCGGGCTGCTGGCACCACCAGCGGTGGCACCCGCGGTCGGGGACACGCTCAGCCACGGCACGTCAGCCGGGTTGTCGCAGGGCAGGCCGGGGCCGCCGCTGGTGGTACCGGTGGCGCGCACCATCCAGTTGCCGGCCAGCGAGGGCGCCAAAGTATCGATCACACCCATGGTCGGCATCGGCAGTACCGGCGGATTGGCAGGCACGGCGCCGAAGCCTGCCCAGGAGCGACCCTGGCTGGCGGTCTGGTCGATGGACGCCGGGAACTGGCTCGCCTGATCCATGCCGGAGCGGTTGACCACGCCGACAAGAATATCTCCCGGGCCATTGATGGTCGTCCCGGCAGGCAGATTGACGGTGTTGAACACGTCCAGCGCGGTGATCGCGTTGCCGGTGACGCCGGCCACGAAGGTCGCACCATTGGCCGGGTTGCCATCGGCGTCGCTGTAGATGTAGACGTCGAAGTTGCTCCCCACCGGCACCGCATCGGCGGTACGGAACAGGATCTGCACCTGGTTCAGCGTGATCGGGAAGTCACCCGGTGTCGGGGTGAAGCGATTGAACCACAGGAACTGTGCGCCACCGGTAAGGCCGATGCCGTTCTCAGCCGACCCGTCGTCGACTTGCAGGGTGATCGGCGAGCCGCCGGCGGGAACCGCGCCATTGGTGCCCTTTTCGCCATCCAGCGACAGCACGATGCTGTTGGCCGGCGCCTCGGCGATGCTCCAGTTCAGGGTGCCGCCGCCGACGTTGCCGATGCTCAGCGGTGCCGTCACCGTTGCGCCGCCGGCATCGCCGGTCGCCGCCACGCTGGCCGGGGTCACCTGGATCTGCGGCGAACCGGCGCCACCCTCGCCACGGATGGCGACGGTGATGTGCTGCTGCGGCGAGCGGGCCCCGGTCTCGGTCAGGTTGACCTCGCCGAAGGCGACCGCAGCGGTCAGGTTGGTGGTCGGGGTCGCGGTGATGGTCAGGACCTGGGTCTCGACGGCCGCCGGCTGATCGAAGCCGTTGAAGAACACGGTATCGACCGGACGGATGCCGGCGCCGGTGAAGCTGAAGCTGCTCGGCGCAACAGTGATGTCGAAGCCCGGGGTGATGTTGGCACCGGCCGCGGTCCAGCTGCTGGCACCCGGCAGGGTGTTGCGCACGGTACGGGTCCAGGAGCAGCTCGGCGTGCAGTTCATGTTGCGCACGGCCGCGATGTTCAGGGTCTTGACGTCGCCCGCGAGTGCCGGGTTGGCGGCCAGGTAGTTGGCGGTGGTCTCGTGCATGACCAGGCCGGCACGGGCCGCCTTGGTCAGGTCGACGCGGCCGCTGCCGACGTCATCCCAGTCCCAGTCGCTCAGGATGTTGTCCTTACGACCCGCCTTCACGGCGGTCATCATCAGCGCCGACTTGATCTCGGCATCGGTCCAGGTCGGCTGCACCTGCTTGATCAGCAGGGCCGAGCCGGCCGCATGCGGACCGGACATCGAGGTGCCGCTGATCGAGGCGTAGCCCGCCGCACCGACGTAGGCGGCGTAGATGCTGACGCCCGGCGCGGTGATGTCCGGCTTGGTCAGGTCGGCCAGCGGCGCCGGGGTCGGGCCGCGCAGGCTGAAGCCCGCCAGCACGTCGCCATTGACGACGTCGGTATTGATGGTCGCCGTGGTCGGGTTGGCGGTCACGAAGTCGCGCAGGGCATTGCCCGGCGCCTGCTCGATCGAGTAGGCCGGGACGTTCGGCTGGCCGGCGGTGTTCATGCTGAACGCGGCAGCCTGGTTGTTGCGGATGATGACCAGGGCCGCGCCGGCGTTGAACGCGTTGGTGATCTTGGTGGTGAACGGGCAGGTACCACGGCTGATCAGCGCGGCGGCGCCGTTGAAGAAGCCGGCCGGGAACGGCGTCAGGTCGCCGGGCGCGCCATCGGCACCGGCGGTGCAGCCTTCGAAGGCCTCGGGCTGGCCGGTGAAGCGACGGATCGGCAGGTTGGTGGCGCTGGATGCGTTCGGCGACTCGCTGCCCTTGCTGGCGGCGATGTTCTGGGTGTTGCCCGGGGGCGTGCCCGGACCGCTGGCCGAGACCAGCATGCTGGACTGCGCATCATGGGTCGATGCGGCGACGCTCAGAACCCACGGGCCGCGGTGGTTCACCTGGCCGATCGGGTTTGGCACAGCGGCGCTGGTGTTGCCGGCCGAAGCCGCAACGAACACGCCGGCGTCGACCAGATCGAGCTTGCGGCGGTCGTTGTCGGTCCAGGGGCTGGTGCCGCCGGAGATCGAGAAGTTCATGACATCGGCGTCGCCATGCAGCAGCACGCTGTTCATGCCCGCCTGGATGTCGGCACCCGGGCAGTTGGTGCCGGGGCAGGTCTTGTAGGAGCGGATCTTCGCGCAGGGCGCGACACCCGAGATGTAGGTGAAGCCCGGCGGCAGGACCGGCGCCGGGGTGGCGGCGGCAGTCACAACGTTGCCGGCGACGGTGCTGGCGGTGTGCGAACCGTGGCCGTTTGTGTCGGTCGGGTTGCCGCCGTTGCACAGGCCGGTGCCGTCGGTGCTGGAGCAGTCCAGGTTGGACAGGACCTTCGGATTGCTGGCGCTGAATCCGCAGGCGGCGTCGTTGGCGAAGGACGGGTGGGTCACCGAGACCAGGCCGCTGTCCAGGATCGCCGCGACCATGCCATTGCCGCGGGCGTTCGCACCGGAGGGCACGTTGCTGCCGTCCCAGATGCCGCCGGCGCCGATGAAGGTCGGGCCGTTGAAGGTGTCGAGCTGCTGCGGCACGTCGATCTCGACGCGGGCGACGCCGGGAAGGCCACGCAGGGCCTCTGCCTCGTCGGCGCTCAGGCGCGCCGCGACACCGCTGTGGGTGGCGAGGTAGTGGTGGGTGAACTCGATGCTGCGGCCGGCGGCGCGCTCCAGGTCGGCCTTGCGCTCGGCCTGGATGGCCATCAGCTCACTCATGTAGGCCTGGGTGTTGGGCTCGCGCGGATTGAACTTGTCGCCGCTGATGCCACGCAGGTCGCGTTGGAATTCGACGAGACCCGGCTCGACGAACTCGATCAGCCACGTCTGGAGGGCCGGGTTGGCCTGCAGCTGCGCGTGCGCAGTGCCGACGGTAATCGCCCCTCCACCAAGGCCGACGCCCATCGCGGCGGCCAACAAACTACCTCGCAGGAAATTGCGCATCTGACTTGTCCCTCGACTTGATCTGGAACGCACGAACGCCCGAAACACGGACGACAGGGCCTGCCCGGGGCTGGTACCCCTTCGCGGCCAGCACGTCTTATAACACCAACTGAATCACAAGGTGTGTTGCTGCGATGCAGCAAGTTCTGGTTCAGGCTGGCCTGTCGAGCGCTCTGGACCTTTGAGCCACGTCAGGACAGGCCTTCGACGAGCCGCCTCGTAGAGCCGGTAGGCTGTCGATGCGCCAGACCGGGCGAATGGCGGGACGAAACGAAACGGGGCCTACCCCGCCAGGGCGCGCCTGCGCGTGGCTGGCGCGGCTCCCTGCTCCCTAGCTCCCTGCTCCCCGCTCCCGGACCATAGGCTCAGACCCGACCCCAAGCAGATCGCGGGCCGCGCTACTCGCCGATGTTGATCATCTTGTCCTGGCGGCGGCCCAGTTCCACCAGCCTCGCGCTGGTCGCCGGGTCCAGAAGCCAGCCGTCGTCCAGCCCGGTGGCTGGCGGAGGGGGCGGCCAGTCGGCGCGATCAAGCGCCTGCCAGTGACCGACCAGGTGGTTTCGCACCGCCTCGCGGCCGGCGAGCGGCCCTATGTAGTCGAACTCGGCCAGGCGGGTGCGCATCGCCGCAACGTCCGCCGGCACCGGCGCCGGCCAGGCGTCCAGCAGCGAAGCCAGGCTGTGCCAGGCGAAGCGGCGGCTGGACGGATAGATGTCGGCCATCGCCTCGAGCAGGAAGGGCACCAGGAACGCCCGGTCGCGGCCGCTGACGCCGTCGGGCAGCCGACCCGCCTGGAAGGCGAGCACCGCCTTCTGCACGGGATCGCCGGCAAGGATCGCCGCCGCCTCGGCGCTGCCGGGATCCAGGCCGTCCGCGCGGCCGGGCAGGCTGGCCACAGGGCGGCCGGCCCAGGCCGCCAGCGTGTCCGCGGCCCACTGCGCCGACTGCTCCAGGTGGCAGTTGAGACAGGCGTTGGGGCGGCCGGCGGCGGCATCGCGGGCGGCGTCGGGCACCTCGATGCGGTGGCTGCGATGGATGGTCATCACGCCGTACTTCACCTGTGGCATGTGACATCCATAGCAGAGCGAGCCTTCGCCGTCGGGTGCATGGCGGGTGTGCTCGGCCAGCGCCGCCTCCGGCCGGTACTCACGATGGCAGTCCAGGCAGGGCGCGTTGCCGCGGTTGCGATCGGTGATCTGTCCGGCCGGATCGCCGCCGTGAACGGTGTGGCAATCGATGCAGGACAGCTGGGCCTGCTGGTGGCAGGCCGACAGCAGCAGGCCCTGATACTCGTAGGCGCTCAACCGGGGGGTGCCGTCGCCCCAGAAGCGCAGGGCGAACAGGTCCTCCTGGCCGGCCACCGGCGCCCGGGTGTGCTTCCAGACCGCATCGACATGCGCATGCAGGTCCTGTCCGGCGCGATAGGTGGGACCGGTCTCCACCCAGGTCCGCACCAGGTGCGGCTTGGGAGTGCGCTGGCCATGGCACTGGCCGCAGACCTCGGTGGCGCGCACCGGGTCGATGTTGTCCGGGTTGACGATGCTGGCGTCGCGGCCGCGGTTGGCGCGCATCGCCAGCCGGGTGAAGGCGCTGCCGGCCCGTTCGACGTGTTCGCTGCCCGGGCCGTGGCAGGTCTCGCAGGAGATGCCCAGCTCGGCGACCTTCGAGTCGAAGCGGCTGTCGGTGCCGACGTTGACCGGTTCGCCGGCGGCGGCGCGCCGGCGCATTTCGTCGTAGTTGCTGATGTTGGGCTGCGGCCCGGTGTTGTGGCAGAAGATGCAGTTCTGGTTCCAGATCGCGACGTTGGCGTTGAAGTCCTGGTCGTCCGGCCCGAGGAAGGCGGCGTTCATGTGCACCCAGCGCTGCTCGCCGGCATGCCACAGGTAGTGCAGCCGGACGTGGGTCTCGTCCTCCGACAGGCGGCTGAGGTACTGCTGGTAGCGGTGCGAGCCGACCGTGCGGACGATCCGCTGGCTGCCCAGCGATTCGCCGGTGTCGAGGTCCTCGTAGTCGAACCAGAACGCGCCGTCGCGGGTCACCGGCCGCACCCGCACGCCCCAGTAGTCCAGGGCCTGGCCATCGAAGCGGCCCTGCACGGTCTCGGCGGTGGCCTCTTGGGTCATGGTCCGGTGATAGGTGGCGTACCAGGTCTCATGACGGTCGCCATGGCAATCCTGGCAGGCCGCAGAGCCGGTGAAGTGCGCTGTGGCGGGATCGAACGGCGCATTGAGCGCCCGACGCTCGACGAACAGTGCGGCAAGGAGTATCAGCAGCCCGGCCGCGACCAGCAGGCCCAGTGCAGGCAGCAGCCAGCGGGCCCGCGGCAGCGCCGCCGGCGCCGGGTCCACCGGTGCCGGCGCTGCGGGGCGCGGACCGCGTCGCTTGCCTGCCATGGCCGGTCTACTCGGGCTTGCCGTAGGCCCGCTCGCCGGCCTCGATGCGCAGGTCCAGGCGGTTCTCCGGCGGCGGCAAAGGGCAGGTGGCGAAGGCCGTGTAGGCGCACGGCGGGTTGTAGGCGCGGTTGAAGTCCAGCGCCACCCGGCCCTGGTCGTCGGGCAGTGCGGTGTACAGGTAGCGTCCGGCGCCGTAGGTGGCCCGTCCGCTGGTGCGGTCGGCGAAGATCAGGAACAGCTGCTCCGAGCCCTCCTCGCGCAGCGTCTCGATGCGATGGCTGCGGCCGCCGTGCTCGAAGACCAGGGCGCCGGGATTGGCCATCGGCTCGATGGTGTCGATCACGGTCGCGATGTCCAGGGTGCGGCCGGGGGGATGGGCCTGCCATCGCGCCTCCAGGCGCCAGTCCGGATCGGGCGGATACCAGGTCAGCCCGGCATGGCCAGCCTTCGCCGCCGCGTCCGCATGCCAAATGCGCAGGCCGGTGCGCGTGCCGCGCTCGATCAGGGCCATGCGCACCGGGCCATGGCGCAGGCGGGTCTGCGGGCGTTCCGGGCTGGCGCCGCGGTCGCTGGTCATGGCGACCGGGCCGGTCACAGTCGCACCGTCGACCTCGGCCTGCACACCCTCGGCAAGCGCAAGCGTCCACTCGCCGGCGGCATCGCGCGACAGCGTGCCCAGCACGGGCGGCAGATCCTCGACGACCAGGTCGGCACCGATGGCGCCCAGCACCACCGGCCTGCCATCCAGCCAGTGCAGGCCGATCAGGTTCAGCCAACCGGTCGGCGCCGCGAGCCCGGCCGCGCGTTGTGCGCGCCAGCCGTCAAGCTCGGCACGCCAGTCCGCCGCCGACAGCGGCGCGCCCGGAGCGGCCACGAGGCAGGCGGCGATGTACGCCAACGAAATTCGCAGACGGGTGTTCATGGCAGCGAGTGTAGCCGCCAGCCGGCGCCCGGTGCGTGCGCGGCTCAGCGCCCGCGCAGGAACAGCCGGTCGAGATCGGCGACCGGCAGTTCCACCCAGGTCGGGCGGCCATGATTGCACTGGCCGGAGCGCTCGGTGGCTTCCATGTCGCGCAGCAAGGCATTCATCTCGGCCACGGTGAGCGCGCGGTTTGCGCGCACCGAGCCATGGCAGGCCATGGTCGACAGCAGTTCGTTGCGCGCCTCCTCGCCGATCCGGCTGCTGCCGTGCTCGGCCAGGTCGGACAGTACGCGCACCGCCAGGTCGGCGACATCGCCGCCGGCCAGCAGGGTCGGCACGCCCAGCACCCGGGCCTGCCCGGGGCCGCTCGCGACGATGTCGAAACCCAGGCTGGCAAGCGTCTCGGCATGCTCGTCGAGCGCCGCCAGGGCACGCGGGCCGGGTTCGATGGCGACCGGCACCAGCAGGCGCTGGCCAATCACGGCGCGGGCGTCGTGCTGGTGCTTGAGGCGCTCGTAGGTGATGCGCTCGTGGGCGGCGTGCATGTCGACCAGGACCAGGCCGCGGCTGTTCTGGGCAAGCACATAGATGCCATGGAGCTGGGCCAGCGCATAGCCCAGCGGTGGCGGCTCGCCCTCTGCGGCCTGGAGCGGGAGAGGCGCGCGGTCGGAGGACCCGTAGAGGCTGGCCCAGGCCGGCAGCACTTCGGCCACCTGCAGTCCGAGACCACCCTGGCGGCCCGGGTTCCAGGCGGCGCCGCTCGCCGCGGCGGCCGCACCCGGCCAGGCCAGCGCAGCCGCGGGCGCGGCGGTCGCGGCCTGCCCGGCACGGGTGCCGGCCAGGGCTTCGTGCAGGCTCCGGAACAGCACGTCGTGGACCAGGCGACTGTCGCGGAAGCGCACCTCGGCCTTGGCCGGATGGACGTTGACGTCCACCGCCGCGGGATCGAGTTCCAGGAACAGGACGTAGGCCGGATGGCGGCCGTGATGCAGGACGTCGGCATAGGCCTGGCGCACGGCATGCGCAACCACGCGGTCCCGCACCGGCCGGCCGTTGACGTAGAAGTACTGCAGGTCGGCCTGGCCGCGGGCACTGGCCGGGGCGCCGAGCAGGCCGTGCAGCCGCATGCCCGCCACAGCGACGTCGACCTGGACGGCGGCCTCGACGAAGCCGGCATCGAGCAGGGCGTCCAGGCGTTGCGCGTCGAAGGGTGTCGCGGCCGGCTTCAGGATGAGCGTGGCACGGCCGTT
This Lysobacterales bacterium DNA region includes the following protein-coding sequences:
- a CDS encoding choice-of-anchor J domain-containing protein; amino-acid sequence: MRNFLRGSLLAAAMGVGLGGGAITVGTAHAQLQANPALQTWLIEFVEPGLVEFQRDLRGISGDKFNPREPNTQAYMSELMAIQAERKADLERAAGRSIEFTHHYLATHSGVAARLSADEAEALRGLPGVARVEIDVPQQLDTFNGPTFIGAGGIWDGSNVPSGANARGNGMVAAILDSGLVSVTHPSFANDAACGFSASNPKVLSNLDCSSTDGTGLCNGGNPTDTNGHGSHTASTVAGNVVTAAATPAPVLPPGFTYISGVAPCAKIRSYKTCPGTNCPGADIQAGMNSVLLHGDADVMNFSISGGTSPWTDNDRRKLDLVDAGVFVAASAGNTSAAVPNPIGQVNHRGPWVLSVAASTHDAQSSMLVSASGPGTPPGNTQNIAASKGSESPNASSATNLPIRRFTGQPEAFEGCTAGADGAPGDLTPFPAGFFNGAAALISRGTCPFTTKITNAFNAGAALVIIRNNQAAAFSMNTAGQPNVPAYSIEQAPGNALRDFVTANPTTATINTDVVNGDVLAGFSLRGPTPAPLADLTKPDITAPGVSIYAAYVGAAGYASISGTSMSGPHAAGSALLIKQVQPTWTDAEIKSALMMTAVKAGRKDNILSDWDWDDVGSGRVDLTKAARAGLVMHETTANYLAANPALAGDVKTLNIAAVRNMNCTPSCSWTRTVRNTLPGASSWTAAGANITPGFDITVAPSSFSFTGAGIRPVDTVFFNGFDQPAAVETQVLTITATPTTNLTAAVAFGEVNLTETGARSPQQHITVAIRGEGGAGSPQIQVTPASVAATGDAGGATVTAPLSIGNVGGGTLNWSIAEAPANSIVLSLDGEKGTNGAVPAGGSPITLQVDDGSAENGIGLTGGAQFLWFNRFTPTPGDFPITLNQVQILFRTADAVPVGSNFDVYIYSDADGNPANGATFVAGVTGNAITALDVFNTVNLPAGTTINGPGDILVGVVNRSGMDQASQFPASIDQTASQGRSWAGFGAVPANPPVLPMPTMGVIDTLAPSLAGNWMVRATGTTSGGPGLPCDNPADVPWLSVSPTAGATAGGASSPVTVSMNPASLTAGTYNANLCVTSNDAATPLVSVPVVFTVESGGEPPEIVVFDNVNFAPPATAVGGSIQWSTGDTCACDTTPYDFNVWLSGGNVAFFWPGTATRGGVVDGTEYRILVPGDTIDAASTFGTALGAANAIRWRAGADGYLGFRFVNPTTSAVNYGYARIQSTGPTGFPLTIVSYAYNRLGNPITIPSPSVTLDEGFEDITTLPGDGWIIQNNSVPAGTASWFQGNGGVFPAHQGGPTEYIGVNFNSVGGANTISNWLVSPLLTFNNASSVSFWTRRVTDESFPDRMQVRLCTTAPCTDLGAGAAGVGGFTTMLLEINPTQTAGGFPTAWTQFTLTTVDGLPTSGQGRVAFRYYVENGGPSGTASDYIGIDTVSITAGAISNVGGEIRGSVANVGDAR
- a CDS encoding DUF1684 domain-containing protein encodes the protein MNTRLRISLAYIAACLVAAPGAPLSAADWRAELDGWRAQRAAGLAAPTGWLNLIGLHWLDGRPVVLGAIGADLVVEDLPPVLGTLSRDAAGEWTLALAEGVQAEVDGATVTGPVAMTSDRGASPERPQTRLRHGPVRMALIERGTRTGLRIWHADAAAKAGHAGLTWYPPDPDWRLEARWQAHPPGRTLDIATVIDTIEPMANPGALVFEHGGRSHRIETLREEGSEQLFLIFADRTSGRATYGAGRYLYTALPDDQGRVALDFNRAYNPPCAYTAFATCPLPPPENRLDLRIEAGERAYGKPE
- a CDS encoding DMT family transporter, with translation MVIGLGEALSLGCALAWAVGVIIYKRLGEHLPPLRLCLLKNLIVLALSALTVALLASPLASWLGLTPLTWPRLSPQVLVTVLASGVIGIAVADTLYLKALNTLGAGRMGVVGNLYSPFVIALSFVFLGERLGFWQVAGFVLVMAGVLLVNTPDRLSTLTPAQVRRGVATGALSVALMAVAIVMVKRVLETEPFWWIVLLRVLGAVLGLLALVAISPTLRRQAAGGGAPTRWAVLLVAALVGQYLSMAMWLGGYKYTDASVASILNETASIFIVVFAAMFLGEALSRRRVLGVLVTLAGVVLMVR
- the tsaB gene encoding tRNA (adenosine(37)-N6)-threonylcarbamoyltransferase complex dimerization subunit type 1 TsaB; protein product: MALLREGQVLGQTQLGEPREQSRRLLPCIEHLLSHASVAHTGLEAVAVAIGPGAFTGIRLGLSVAQGLALAWQVPLRPVSSLAGLAWPGRNGDLPVLAVLDARMGEVYAAWYRADASGGIALHGGELLCRPEEVDAGPAQQGWRVAGSGWPAHSASLRTRLGEPLEVLGLGSAGAVAIGAIALHLGAALNRDPGRIEPAYLRDKVALTTAERAAEPRG
- the mutL gene encoding DNA mismatch repair endonuclease MutL; this encodes MAIRVLPDPLINQIAAGEVVERPAAVVRELLDNALDAGADRIDVDLEAGGSRLVRVRDNGAGIGSDELALALTRHATSKIATLDDLLRVGSLGFRGEALPSIASVSRFALVSRTAGDEHGWRIEAEHGRIGAPAPAAHPPGTTVEVRDLFFNVPARRKFLRTERTEFGHVEHWLRTVALGRPGVAFRLTHNGRATLILKPAATPFDAQRLDALLDAGFVEAAVQVDVAVAGMRLHGLLGAPASARGQADLQYFYVNGRPVRDRVVAHAVRQAYADVLHHGRHPAYVLFLELDPAAVDVNVHPAKAEVRFRDSRLVHDVLFRSLHEALAGTRAGQAATAAPAAALAWPGAAAAASGAAWNPGRQGGLGLQVAEVLPAWASLYGSSDRAPLPLQAAEGEPPPLGYALAQLHGIYVLAQNSRGLVLVDMHAAHERITYERLKHQHDARAVIGQRLLVPVAIEPGPRALAALDEHAETLASLGFDIVASGPGQARVLGVPTLLAGGDVADLAVRVLSDLAEHGSSRIGEEARNELLSTMACHGSVRANRALTVAEMNALLRDMEATERSGQCNHGRPTWVELPVADLDRLFLRGR